A region of the Yarrowia lipolytica chromosome 1C, complete sequence genome:
AACCACGATCAGACCATGGTCATTTTCTGTCCCATATCCGCGGATTGAGACTACtcttcaacgacaaggaagAGGACTTTCTTATGTCGAGCGACGAGGACGGCTGGTTTCCGGTCCACTTGTATATGCTCAACGGCCTGTTACCCTTCGTGGAAAGAAGTCAAAGACTGAAACAGCGGGACGGGTTTTGTGGACTTCTACGGCAAACAAATCTTGGCTTTAGGCAGAGACGTGGAAATCTGCTGGTGGTGTCGTCCATCTACGAGATTCCGGAATTGAATCGCAATGAGAggatggagaagagggTTCGAGAGTACGGACGGTCAGGTGCAGGAATTATGTCCGCCAGATACCGAGCCCAACACCTCTCGGGCATAGAAGATTCACTGGTCGCAATTGAGTGTCGAAAGCAGTGTGTCTCTGTTGTGCCAGGCCGTGAAGCTCACGTGAGTAACTGGTAGAGTAGTTACAAGTAGGTGCTACATGTTTAGTATCATGCTATAAAATACATTTGATTATGCGATGTCCTACTCTGACCCAACATGTGAATGGCGAATTCTTGAAAATGGAGAGAACAGCGCCATCCTTCAACACAATGAAGATCGCTAACTCGATGCTGTTCGCCAAATCAATGCTAGTCGTCCTCGGCAGCAAAAAAGTCAGCATTCTTCCTCACAAACCCCAACTTTTCCATCTGCTTGGGATACCTCAGCGTATTGAAAAACTGTACCAAAGCACGTAGCGCCACCTCCTGTGGGTAGGCATCATCGACCTCGGAGGTGACACTGGTGCCCACCAACCAATCATCTCTCAGATCTAACTTGCAATTGAGATAAATGTGCGAGATGATATCCATGTTGGCGTACTTCCATTTCCGGCCATTGAAGGGGATCTGCTCTTTGAACAGGTTCCAAACCGCCTTGTTGAGATCGGGCTGTCGAATAGCAAGAGCCTTCTTCAACGTATCGCTGGGCAGCTCCGCAACCACAATGATTCGCTGTGTCTTCTTCGAAACAATCATTCTCAGCGTCTTCACCAAATTAATCGCTGTCTGAATGTACCGCTGATTGAAAACGGTCACCTGTTTGACATTGTGGGCTGTGTTGGGAGACACGGGAGTGAGAATGGGAAAGACCTGGTCAAAGTCCCGTGCGTCGGGATTCTGACTAAGCATCATGCTTTTGTAGAAGAACCCCTTGCTTCTGACCTCGGTTCGTCGCAGCGAAGCCTCCAGCGTATCGTGGGCGTAAAAGAAGCGGTAGACTAGTAGGAAGAACCGCGTGTCGAACAGCAGTGTGGCGAAATGCTCAAActgcatcacgtgattcacCCTGAACCACTTGGTCAGCAGCACAATAACGCTGGAAACTGCCTTGAGCGAGATTTCCGAGTTGCGAATGTACTCCAATTGATCTCCATCAAACTCGCCTTCTCCATCCGCGAAAAAGACAATGTTGGCCAGCAGAAACTTGAGAGAGACCGCCACAAACGAGTTGAGATGCTCGAGAGAAGACGAGTAAATGCTTTCAATCTTTTCCAGAGGTGTCGCCTGTGAACAGTCCAGCGATAACTCTCCAATCATCTCGTCGACCGTCAACCAGCCCCGTTCTTGACGCATAAACTCCTTGCGCACCTCCCAGAGCTGTTTGGTGGCCACGTCTGTTCTGACACGGCTACTGAACAGCTCAACAGCCTCCTTGATACTCTCCGGTACCGTGTCTCCGTCATCCGAGGGGAACAGAAACGGAAACGACTGGTTCTTCTGGTACACGGACCGTTTCACCTTTTGTCCTTTGGCTGTAGTCGTTGCTGGAGtcagaggaggagaaggagcgggTGTCGCAAGGTGCACCTGGGGCGCAGGGAGTTGGGTATTGCTCTGCTGCTCGTTGAGAGGCCGCGGCACGTGAACGAACGAGGATAGAGACTGTTGCGTGTCAATCTCGGGTGGAATAATCGATTTGGGGGGCACAAAAGATGGATACCGAGCTGTCACGTCCTGCCTGAACGCTTCGTAGTCGATAGGGGACGCCGTAACAATTGGCAGCGCCGGATCCTCCTCGGGAATGTCGTACTTCTGTCGCTGGGCTCTTGATGTGTCTTCCAGGGCTTTTTGGTCTCCCAATTCGAGCACAAGCACCTTCCACAGCAGTAAatgcagctgtttgagcgATACCACGTCCTGGCCGCCGTAACGCATGCGCGCGATGGTGGCAATGAGTTTTGCAGGCAACTCCGAAACCCCAGGCACGGGTTTGTGACGTTCCAGAGATGACAGTGTGATATGGTAGAGGATAGTGAGACATGTGGCGACAACGGGGTCGTAGTAGGTGGCCTTGGATGCCACCATGGCCACCAGATCGCCCAGCAAGTCGTCCAGACGGGAGGAGAGGGTGTCAATGACGCGCGTCACCACACTTCCGTTAATCAACATATCACTACCGGAATGTAGTCGCTGAATGTGATCTCGGATGCCAATCGAGTCTGCAAACAATCCCTGAGCAATATACAGCAGACAGCTGAGCTGAGGAAGACTCAGAGGACCAGGTCCGGTCTTCACCACACATTCCAGGTATCCGTCTGGTCCCAGGCTCTGGGCCACGTCATCACCATCCCAGGTCCTCAGCCCGCTTTCCACGCCGTCCTTGTAGCTGtaccactcctccagctcgtcgacAAACGAGCCTCCCGTCACagagtactcgtagcagATGCGTGGCGTGTCAGTGAACTCCGGCCCTTGGGCTATGCTTTGTGTGCGCGCGTCGAGCTCGCTCTGGAGCTGCGCGTCGGTGATCTGATCCGGCGGTGGCGACGAGTCCGACTGCAGCGGCGGAATTCCGTCGGTCACGTCCGGTTCCATGATGGGTGTGATGCAAGAGTAGAGGTGCGAGTTTTGCGGATGCAGGTGTTGCGAGGGTCGCGGGGGTGgagggtcacgtgagcaaTGGGGGGACGTGACACGTGATTGGGGTCGGGTAAAAGTGCCGCTGTGTGTCGATTGGCGGTTTCACGGGGTCACGAGGCCGTTTGCGTCGTCCGAATGGTGTCACTGAAAGGTGTTGTGATCTCGTTGTTATTACTGCATACTGCTGATTGATAAGGTTGACTGATGTGGGGGAGATGTGAGAGAGTGAGCAGATGAGGGGGTTGGGGATGAGCAGGATGGTAGAAAGCAGGTTTGAAAGACGGAGAAAGTATGAAATAACCGGTGTGAGTCTTTTCCGCGTCTCAATCGGCCTTCGGGAAACGTCAGGGACCTTTTTTCGCGGTTTGGGGAGTGCAAGTGTCAAAAGGTGTCAAGATCACCGCGACTTTGTATGATATGGGGTAGAGTTTTGTACGTTAAACGGATTCAGCAGGGGTTTATTTGTGTATTTGGActtttctccttctttttttggtgcTTGAAAGGCCTTTGGAAGTGGATGTATTTATTGTGTTGTATAATATGTTTCATGGGGAATCGAACTTGGGACGTAAGTTTTTCAGtataatttttttctttttttcttttccttaTTTTCTTATGAAGTCAACTACCACCCCAAGTAACATTGTTGGAGAGTAGTGAGACTAAAAGAgcccagaagaagtctGATAACAGGACAAATACGGTACTTGAAAGGCGGGGATTTTTAGGAGACATTCTCGCACCGCAAGAAATCCCCCTCGACCTATATAAACCGTCGTCAAACCACTCTGCGACCGCGTTTCAACCATCTCTTCGGTTCGCCTCCAAACTCTAAGTTCACAGCAAGAtcatatatatttttatttttaacCACCGCCTTTTCCTGTCATCTCACCTCACACACCTCCAGACATGCTCGAACAGAACAAATTCAAGACGaaaaaacagcagcaggcaTGGAACAAGACGCTGGCCGGACGGTACTACAACGCCATGGTCAAGCGGccctttttgtttttcggACTGCCGTTTCTGACCACCATCTACGCCGCATCGGTGTACTTTGCTGAGTTCACCGCCTACAGATACGAGATCCAGGACGGCAAGGTCAAGGCGCtgtccgaggaggaggcgcTGAAGCTGGACAGGGGTCGCCGAAAGGTGGacatgaaggaggagttttaccgtctgcagcagctcggtAAGCAGGACGACTGGGAGCAGGTCCGAGTGCCTCGAATGAAGGGGGAGAGTGACAATGTTTTTTAACGGGAATGAGGCCATGGACTGTCATGAATTGTCATGAATTGTCATGGATTGTCATTCCACCTCTCCACTCAGCCAAACGGCGCCAAACGTGGTATCGAACCGATTTTTGCGATCCCAGCACCGCGCCGCCTGCGATATTTATTTGTATATATTGAATACTACTGAATGCTTGTATGTGGCGGCTGGCGTAATTGTCGATTGACCCAGTACTCTCTGATTATCACTGAACGTCTCCAGGACTCACAGATGGTCTTTGGCAGATCAGAACAGGAGGCTCGCGTAACATGGCTGGAGACAGATCACGGCAAGAGCGGCTTGGAGGCACTGTGGACACTGGCTCGAAAGGCGATCACAGCGAAATGCTGACCGACTATAGAACGCGTGCAACTACAACTCACTCATTCGGCTACTcattctgctggagaagtctTGACCTTGTGATTGTCCCAGGCTCACGCTGACTGCGTGTCTAGACCATTGAATGGCCACTTTAAGAGGAGTAAGAAGACTACGACGAACTCAATGGCGCTTCGGTTTCTCACTGAGAGTTATATCTTCATTCTACCGTCTTCTGAGTAGACTGCAAGTTCAACTGTCTCTCCAACCAATCAATGCCCTTTTGCAGAATTAGTTGACATCTAGAAACAGTCTCTTGGCCCATGAATCACTCCGTTTGATGCAAACATGAGGCAGCTACATATTGTCGCATTTCAGCGCTCTTCAGCGCATTTCGGCGCCCTAATCACGGATGAATGTGGACAAGTCGACGAGAAAACGCCCATCGTGGACGTTGGCTTGGAAAAACATGGACTACAACGACGGGACGACGGCTTTTTCGTAATGGAACAGTCCCCAACCCTCATAAACAGCGGTAGTCTCTGTCACATTGTTCCCGTCTTCTTTTGCCTGCTTCCTGGCATCTTTGGGGGTCTGCTGTCCTAAAACTCCGGGACCCAAGCCTCCATCCTCAACCCCTGTCTACCTGCCCTCTGACCtcgtgttttttttggggaATCTCTTGAACGTTGCCTTTTGGTAGAGCTGTACTCAGCTTTGAAGTTGTCATACTCCGGAACTCGGTGCCAGTCTTGTGGTACCTGGAGTTGTCTAGGGTGGTTCAATCTCCACGTCTGCCGTCTACACAAGATCGATGAGGGCTTCCTGGCAGTGTCAAATTGAGATTGAGTATGGTAACAAGCATTATGGGCCATATCAGGATGTAATCCTCTTCTTTGCGAGTCTTTGGGCCTTTTCCAGTTGCCGCTGGCATATCTGTATCGCTTGAGGGGTGAGCTCAAGTCTATCACAGTCTGTGCAAGCAGTACAATTCAAACACCAGAAGCGATTATGTATGCCTCAGATGAGTGTCTGCCCCATGAAATGTCACGACAAACCTTTCTTACCTTTCTCCGCTCCAAACTGATACCTTCACGGCTCTTTCTTCTTCGATCACGGAAGGTGCTCAGGAGCGAGTCCTCTTCTGCGACGACAGTCGATGGACCGACGAAACTCGCTGGATCGACGAGACTGTTGGTGAAGTAGGACGATCTTTGTCCATGTTGAGCCACGAG
Encoded here:
- a CDS encoding uncharacterized protein (Compare to YALI0C09779g, weakly similar to uniprot|P53917 Saccharomyces cerevisiae YNL127w FAR11 Hypothetical 109.8kDa protein, similar to Saccharomyces cerevisiae FAR11 (YNL127W); ancestral locus Anc_2.143), with amino-acid sequence MEPDVTDGIPPLQSDSSPPPDQITDAQLQSELDARTQSIAQGPEFTDTPRICYEYSVTGGSFVDELEEWYSYKDGVESGLRTWDGDDVAQSLGPDGYLECVVKTGPGPLSLPQLSCLLYIAQGLFADSIGIRDHIQRLHSGSDMLINGSVVTRVIDTLSSRLDDLLGDLVAMVASKATYYDPVVATCLTILYHITLSSLERHKPVPGVSELPAKLIATIARMRYGGQDVVSLKQLHLLLWKVLVLELGDQKALEDTSRAQRQKYDIPEEDPALPIVTASPIDYEAFRQDVTARYPSFVPPKSIIPPEIDTQQSLSSFVHVPRPLNEQQSNTQLPAPQVHLATPAPSPPLTPATTTAKGQKVKRSVYQKNQSFPFLFPSDDGDTVPESIKEAVELFSSRVRTDVATKQLWEVRKEFMRQERGWLTVDEMIGELSLDCSQATPLEKIESIYSSSLEHLNSFVAVSLKFLLANIVFFADGEGEFDGDQLEYIRNSEISLKAVSSVIVLLTKWFRVNHVMQFEHFATLLFDTRFFLLVYRFFYAHDTLEASLRRTEVRSKGFFYKSMMLSQNPDARDFDQVFPILTPVSPNTAHNVKQVTVFNQRYIQTAINLVKTLRMIVSKKTQRIIVVAELPSDTLKKALAIRQPDLNKAVWNLFKEQIPFNGRKWKYANMDIISHIYLNCKLDLRDDWLVGTSVTSEVDDAYPQEVALRALVQFFNTLRYPKQMEKLGFVRKNADFFAAEDD
- a CDS encoding uncharacterized protein (Compare to YALI0C09801g, similar to uniprot|P47081 Saccharomyces cerevisiae YJL003W Hypothetical 14.1 kDa protein in CYR1-OST1 intergenic region, similar to Saccharomyces cerevisiae COX16 (YJL003W); ancestral locus Anc_5.212), with protein sequence MLEQNKFKTKKQQQAWNKTLAGRYYNAMVKRPFLFFGLPFLTTIYAASVYFAEFTAYRYEIQDGKVKALSEEEALKLDRGRRKVDMKEEFYRLQQLGKQDDWEQVRVPRMKGESDNVF